A genomic segment from Juglans regia cultivar Chandler chromosome 14, Walnut 2.0, whole genome shotgun sequence encodes:
- the LOC109001491 gene encoding uncharacterized protein LOC109001491 yields the protein MLNHRMDGVEDQEALFHTYPCAYYVQSPSTLSHTNSADVRNNNESTFHSPVRSETFLANTANPNHEASRFTLSRYSSSRGSNNSFLHEKKVAYDARSQGTGTENGENRLIIVDGGVLGDNDDEEDEDGEKEYYQRRRGRWRRYCTYRNSDPCVWICLQISWRAMVSFGVALLVFYLVTKPPPPELSVKITGVGQFVLGEGVDASGVVTKILTCNCSVDLVTENKSKLFGLHIHPPIIDMLFGRLPFAMSYGPKLYAESGTTVYHLTVGTMNKPLYGAGRSMQDMLESGMGLPLVIRMRLSSNFRVVWKLVTPKFHHQVECLLVLRSAYDKKHRTQAFNSTCAVTS from the exons ATGTTGAATCACAGAATGGATGGTGTGGAGGATCAAGAAGCACTATTTCATACCTACCCTTGTGCATACTACGTCCAAAGTCcttccactctctctcacaccaACAGTGCTGATGTTCGAAACAACAACGAATCCACATTCCACTCTCCAGTCCGCTCTGAAACCTTCCTCGCCAACACAGCGAACCCCAACCACGAAGCCTCACGATTCACTCTTTCCCGCTACTCTTCCTCTCGTGGATCGAACAACTCGTTTCTGCATGAAAAGAAGGTTGCTTATGACGCTCGAAGCCAGGGGACAGGTACCGAGAATGGTGAGAACCGTTTGATCATTGTTGATGGTGGAGTACTTGGCGACAATGACGATGAAGAGGATGAGGATGGTGAGAAAGAATACTATCAAAGAAGAAGAGGGCGTTGGAGAAGGTACTGTACTTATCGTAATTCTGATCCATGTGTGTGGATTTGTTTACAAATAAGTTGGAGGGCAATGGTCAGCTTCGGAGTTGCGCTGCTAGTCTTTTACCTTGTTACAAAGCCCCCACCACCCGAGCTCTCTGTTAAG ATAACGGGCGTTGGGCAATTTGTATTGGGGGAAGGAGTGGATGCCTCGGGTGTTGTAACAAAGATCCTCACCTGCAATTGCTCGGTGGACTTGGTGACGGAGAACAAGTCCAAGCTCTTCGGCCTTCACATTCACCCTCCAATAATCGATATGTTATTTGGTCGCCTCCCTTTCGCCATGTCATAT GGTCCAAAGCTATATGCTGAGAGTGGCACAACAGTGTACCACTTAACTGTGGGGACAATGAATAAGCCGTTGTATGGAGCGGGAAGAAGTATGCAGGACATGCTTGAGTCTGGAATGGGACTGCCACTTGTTATTCGAATGAGGTTGAGTTCAAATTTCCGAGTAGTGTGGAAGCTTGTGACGCCTAAATTTCATCATCAAGTTGAATGTCTGTTAGTCCTTAGAAGCGCATATGATAAGAAACATCGAACCCAAGCATTTAATAGCACCTGCGCAGTTACTTCTTAA
- the LOC109001541 gene encoding transcription factor MYB83-like, producing MRKPDQMTKDKVSHNNNKSKLRKGLWSPEEDEKLMRYMLTNGQGCWSDIARNAGLQRCGKSCRLRWINYLRPDLKRGAFSPREEELIVHLHSILGNRWSQIAARLPGRTDNEIKNFWNSTLKKRLRNNNISTPSPNDSDASEPRDVISGGVMAPILHEHDIMNMCMETFSSSSICMNTLVTSSQQFDPFSMIDNRYDMIGAAGLFNMPTNLAQFGTGNGQLYGSDYHGILEPNSTMGLERDLSLPPLESRSSIEENNAEVDEKSSNNHFNNGCFNITESFKIENMCGFGNHGQGENLKMGEWDFEGLMQDLSSLISFP from the exons ATGAGGAAGCCAGATCAGATGACAAAAGATAAAGTAAGCCATAACAATAACAAGAGCAAGCTAAGGAAGGGGTTGTGGTCACCAGAGGAGGACGAGAAGCTCATGCGGTACATGTTAACCAATGGACAAGGATGCTGGAGTGATATTGCTCGGAATGCCGGTCTCCAAAGGTGTGGGAAAAGTTGTCGCCTTCGTTGGATAAATTACTTGAGACCCGACCTCAAGCGCGGTGCATTCTCGCCCCGGGAGGAAGAGCTTATTGTCCATTTGCACTCAATTCTTGGCAACAG gTGGTCTCAGATTGCGGCACGTCTTCCAGGAAGGACGGACAACGAGATTAAGAACTTCTGGAATTCGAcattgaagaaaaggttgagaaaTAACAATATTTCCACACCCTCACCAAACGACAGCGACGCTTCAGAGCCTAGAGATGTCATATCCGGAGGTGTAATGGCTCCCATATTGCATGAACATGACATCATGAATATGTGTATGGAAACATTTTCCTCATCCTCCATATGCATGAATACTTTGGTCACAAGCAGCCAGCAGTTTGATCCGTTTTCTATGATTGATAACCGCTATGACATGATTGGTGCAGCAGGGTTATTCAACATGCCTACAAACTTAGCACAATTTGGTACTGGGAATGGACAGCTTTATGGATCGGATTATCATGGGATCTTGGAGCCTAATAGTACTATGGGGTTAGAAAGGGACCTTTCACTTCCTCCACTAGAGAGTAGATCAagcattgaagaaaataatgcTGAGGTAGATGAGAAAAGCAGTAACAACCACTTCAATAATGGTTGCTTCAACATTACTGAGAGCTTTAAAATAGAAAACATGTGTGGGTTTGGAAATCATGGGCAAGGAGAAAACTTAAAGATGGGGGAATGGGATTTTGAAGGTTTAATGCAAGACTTATCCTCCTTAATATCCTTTCCTTGA